The window agcggCGGGGGAGGGTGAGGCAGTGGGTGGACCGGAGGTTGCGGGACTCGTTCCCGGTGGAGGCGGCGGACAAGCTGATTACGGTGGCGCTACGGTGCGTGGATGCGGAGGCGGCGGCCCGGCCGGACATGACGTGGGTCGCCGGGAAGGTCTCCAAGCTGTACCTGGAATCGACGGTGTGGGCGGAGCGCGTTGGCGTTCCGACCGACTTCTCGGTGTCCATTGCTCCGCGGTGAGCATAACCGGAACACGATGGATGTCTCGGCCCGAGAGGAAGTTTCGTCGCTTGGGGATGTCGGCACGAAATTTGATGTTGGTTGGGATCATACACCAACTCACCGCTGATGTACGCCGCGATCTGCATCGTATCATGCCCTTTGATTGGCGTCTTTGAGATCCGTGCAAACACTTCGATCGTGGTCAACAAGTCCACGAGCTCGATTCCATTATTCTTCGTACCTTATATTACACTTGTAACTTACACTCACCTCTGTACGCCATACTTCGAAGTCTCTCAAATCAATTAGCTGAGACAAAGTCATCAGTCAATTGACAATGAAGGAAGATCTACTGTGGTCAACGACAATGGAGTAAGGCCTTGTTCATCATCTTACGCTGAATCTGTGAGCTGAGCTCATGAATAACAAGCCTTTAGAGATATGTTTACGATGGACACCAACAGTAGAATAACTAAGAGGAATAAAGGTTTCATATCATTTCATTTCTTTTGCTTGTTGCTTTCTCACAGTAAAAAAACCTGAAAAGGACATGGGAAGAAGAGAGAGTAGTACAGTGTGCATGGGATGCCGAGCGGAAGCCCGGAGGTCTTTTGAGAGAGAACAGTCTTCGCTCCCGGTGGCTTCTTCACGTGTCTGCCCTCCCTCCACTTTCAAGATTCCCAGCCAAGTTATACAGACAGAGGAGTAGAACCTTTGCTTTGGTTTGAGCACAGGAAGAAGCCATCGCTCAGCGACGGAGACGCAGTGTTAGTCTCTGGAAGGACGGTACGGCCCTGCAGCAGGTGGGCCACCGGAGAACCCACTTCATCGCCTGAGATCTGTGTTTATCCGATCGATCCAAGAATTcgatcaaaaatatttatttaaactgGCTCATTATCCTTTGGATCAACGTCACTTCATGCATATTCCTCGATCTGTCACCTTCATCGTCTGGCTGTCAGCGTTTCTTTCTTCCGTCGAGAGACGACGGGATTTCACATCGCCCAGCTTGGTGCAGTGCGGATCGACCTGTTACAAATCTGTAGTAGGCCTATTCGTCGTCCTCGACCTGCGCTAGACCCCACCGAAACAGATAGTAGGGAGCGGGCGAAACCTGTGGAAGGCATGCAGGGTACGAAGTCCAAGAGAACGGGCATTTCATGGCGAAAGCATTGAGAGAACATGTGTACGGGGGGGTGGTCggtcaagaaagagagagagagagagagagagggagaagagagaggcagaCCCGCTCGGGAAGCAAAAGATCTCTCGGTCAGGCGGTAGTCCCCCTCATTTCCCGGGAATTCTGTGGCCCACCACTGATGACGTCATCAGGTTTCTCCTGCGGGCATTGTTTGTTTGGGACCCACTTCTCAAGACCCAATTATTGTTTGCCACGTCATCATGCACTATTGGCGTGGAAGCGTGGGTCGTCCATTTGTGGTCCTTGGCAGCCGCGCTTTTCAGGCGGAGGAAAGTGACCGGGAAAATGACGCGCTTTTTGCCACTGTGTTGTCCGTGTCTATTGACTGCGGACCCGACTCATGTACGATCCAATCACGAAGAAGGTAACGTGACGGGTACCGCAACAGGGTGACGTTCCCTTCCGTGTTGCAGTCATCTGGCTTCCATCAGGCGCAGTGACGGCGTTAGTCCCGACGGCGAGAGTCAGCGAGGCATCGGGACTTGCACTTAGAGGCGAGCGCAAGCGGAGAAGGGAAGCCGGGAGCCGTCTCCGTCGCAAATCCCGCTGTCGATGCTTCCGATCGCCGTTTCCTGACGGTGTGCAACTCCGCTGGGCGGGAACACTTCCACCCCCTCGCACCCCACAGGCGGCGTATTGCGTCCGTCTCCTTTCCCTCTCTTCTCGGTGTATGTTACCCCTTCAGTGGCATTCGGCTACAGTAGCAGAGGCGCTGCCGCCACTAAGCGTAAACCTTTTCGCTAATGAAGTGGTgatgggaagaagagaggaaacaGCTGCTCTTCTTTGTATCATGCTTTATTCACGCATGTGTAGCCGCTGCTGCTGATGTCTTCTCGGGTGGGTGTTTTGATGATGTCGTGAAGTAGGTTTCAGCAAGGCGCAGTTGTCACGCTTCCTCGCTGGCCTTTGCCGCTTCGGTGAATCGATGTGGTGTGTCTGCTTGCTTGGAATCCTCAAACCCACCGCCtccttctctttgtttctttcttaTACCCAtatgtctctctctttctctttccaaTCCTTGCCATCCTGTGATCTCGCTTTGTACTTGCCTTGGATTCGTAGCAGAGGCATGGACATGGCTGCTGGCCTGCGTCTCGGCTTCCAACGCCCGCAAATTATTGGCCTCTAAAAGCCAACCTTCCCCTTGCTACCCTCCCCGGGCCCTTCTCTCCTCCTGCCCGCTCTCCCTGTCTCTTTCCACTGTGGTTCCACCGCCAACTCATGTCAGCTGCGGGCGCGCCATGAACGGCCTTCGCCAGGAGGCCCACGTCGCCCAGCAGAGCCGCCGGGACAAGCTCCGGATCCCGTCCCACCTCCTGCAGCTCCGCGACGCGTGTGATCCGCCCATGTTCTCCAGTTCGGCAGCTGGCGCCGCCCCCACGGACTTTGCGGCAGGCAGCCAAGTCCCCCTCATCGTTCCTTCGTCGTCGGCGATCTTAGGCGAGACCGCCGCTGCCCTCCGTGGTCAGCCAGGTTGCGACTGGGCCGTGCATCCTTCCTTGTTTCCGGACAATCATTCTTGCCACCAACAGCCGAAGCCCGGCTTCGTCGGGTATCACGACGGATCGATGGACTTGCACTATGTCTCGCTGCCATCGCCGCTTCCGAGCCAAGGGCGAGACTTCGTCTCGGCGGTCGCACAGCAGCCGTGTCCGTGGGCCATCGATAGCGGCGGGAACGAACTGCTGTTCTTGCCGGGCTATGCCGCGGATCCGGCCAACGCCATGCTGATGGCCAGGCAGCCGCCTCCGCAGTGGAGCGGTGATCTCATGAGCGCCAAGTACGAAGACGCATCCGCCGTCGGAGGAAGCGATCTGAGGGTGGCGAGAAGCCTGTCCTTGACCCTCGCGTCGAGCCCAGTGCCGGAGCTGGGCGCGGCGCAGCTGGAGGCCGGGCCGTCCTGCCCGTACCCCAAGTTCCTGATCAGCGACAGGGTCTACGACAGTGGCGGATCACTACAAGACGTCGTGACCTCGCCTGGTGGCGCCGCTGCCCGCCATCCGTTCGCCGGCTACGCCGCCATCCTCAAGAACTCCAGGTTCTTGAGGCCGACGCAGCAGCTGCTGGACGAGTTCTGCTGTGCGGTCGCGGGCTCGAAGCTCCTGAAGCGGTGCTTCGCCGAGGAGACGAGCCGCGGAGCTTCCAGAAGTGGTGCGGTCGGGGAGAAGGAGAGCAGCTCGAGGGTAGGCAACTCCGGTGCATCGACGTCTACGTTGTATAGCTCAGTGGAGGCCGGCGGTGAACGCGGCGCCGGCTCTAGTAGCGGGGTTCCCAAGGTTCATCGGTCGGAATTCCAGCAGAAGAAGGCAAAACTCCTGCACATGCAAGAAGAGGTTGGTCGACACTTCACCCAAAGTAAATCCATCTCTTATGCTTTGGACATCATCTGCTGCATCTTGTTCATGTTCTATTAGCAAGTTGAATCGCCTCATCACTGCATCAAGAATTCACCGGAACTGATGCCTGACTATGATCATGTGACTATGAGAATTATGAAGCTATAAGCTTATTCCTCGAGAGATAAATGACTGAGAAATACTTTTGACTTTGCTTTGTTCACAAGCaaatagaaaaggaaaagaataacCTTTTTCGGATGATGAAATGTTGACTGCAGGCTAACTAATTAGTGGTGGGTTTATGGGGATGCAATCCTACTGTCAGAATAAGGCGTTGACTAACATGCAAAACACCAAGACTATATGTCAACTCTATGTCGCCTTTGGTTCTAAATCAAGGTCTAATGTGAATTTTAGTTGTCTGATAATGTATCGACAAGAAGATTCTTAGGCAAGTAATATGTAAGTATCGAGACGACTAGTATTCTGTAAATATATTACTTTGTGTCAACTCTATGTCGTCTTTGGTTCTAAATCAAGCTCTAATGTATGAATTTTAATTGTCTGATAATGCATCGACAAGAAGATTCTTAGGCAAGTAAAAGTTGTTTTCCTCTTGATCAGTGTTTGACGGACAGTCTAAGATGGTACGAAACGGGTGGCACACATCTAGACGACTAGTAATCTGTAAATAGATTACTTTGTGTCAACTCTATGTTGCCTTTGGTTCTAAATCAAGGTCTAATGTATGAATTTTAATTGTCCGATAATGTATCAACAAGAAGATTCTTAGGCAAGTAAAAGTTGTTTTCCTCTTGATCAATGTTTGACGGACTGCGTAAAATGGTACGAAACGGGTGGAGATGTAAATAGATTACTTTGTGTCAACTCTATGTCGCCTTTGGTTCTAAATCAAGGTCTAATGTATGAATTTTAATTGTCTGATAATGTATCAGCAAGAAGATTCTTAGGCAAGTAAAAGTTGTTTTCCTCTTGATCAGTGTTTGACGGACAGCCTGAAATGGTACGAAACGGGTGGTACGCATCTACACGACTAGTAATCTGTAAATAGATTATGGATTTTTGTTTTAGATGATTAATATTTCTTGAGTTTCCCTAAAATTAGAAGGTGAGTCTTGATACGGCATCAAAATTGCCTCTTTGTTACCTACATGACTAAGGTTCAAGAAGCTGAAACAATCTTGCATTTGGTGGGAATCCTGTGCATTAGGCTACCTTACATTGACCTAATTTTCTTCTACTAAGTGCTGTACACATCTTCTTTCTTGTGCACTTCTGTTTGCCATTATTTGTTGATGGAATGGAATTAGCTCACGAATAAAGAAAAGATTTGAAGAGTAGAAAATACCTGAAACATATGGTTTAAGCATATCGTAGATGGATTAGACCCCACGAGTATGTGGAACAAGATGAGTAGTGAGCATCGTGGAGCAAAAGTTGGATTGAGTTGATGATGATTCATTTTCGGTTTGGTCCCTATAGTCATGAGTCACTGCTCAGCAAATGTGCTGAGAATTATGAAGTATGTATTACTGAATGGTAGCTTTTGTCGGTGTTACACTGTAGTTTGTGTGCCGTCACTCCATTACGAAGGAGCATTCGATCTCTAGAAATGGTGTGTTCTCTAAAAGTACTGCAAATGGTCAAGAGGAGATTATGGTTTAAGCTCAGTGATTATTATGTTTTAAGTTTGTTGGTTTCTAATATTATCATGATATTGAGTGTGATACAATGAGTTTTATCGGTGAATTCTTTCGATATATTCTGTTCCCTATGTTCCGTCAATGAGCTTCGTTCTTTGCTAGTCTGAGGTGTCCTCTGCATTCTCATGTCGTACTAAGTGTTAATTCCTGGACTGTGAAGATTTGCAGAAGATATAAGCAATACCACCAGCAAATGCAGATGGTGGTCTCCTCCTTCGAATCTGTTGCTGGCCTCAATTCTGCCACACCCTGCACTTCGCTAGCCCTGAAAGCCATCTCAAAACACTTCAGGAGTCTAAAGAATGCCATATCAGAGCAGATACAAAACATAAGCAAAGTTCTCGGCGAGGAACTCTTGTCATCACCCAGTTTTAGTAGAGGGGAAGCTACGACAACCCCACGGTCGAAGTACCTTGATCAAAGTCTTCAGAAACAAAAGGTGGGCGAAAGCACCCTAAGCTTCACGGGCTACAACCAGC of the Musa acuminata AAA Group cultivar baxijiao chromosome BXJ2-10, Cavendish_Baxijiao_AAA, whole genome shotgun sequence genome contains:
- the LOC135582135 gene encoding BEL1-like homeodomain protein 3 isoform X2, with the protein product MNGLRQEAHVAQQSRRDKLRIPSHLLQLRDACDPPMFSSSAAGAAPTDFAAGSQVPLIVPSSSAILGETAAALRGQPGCDWAVHPSLFPDNHSCHQQPKPGFVGYHDGSMDLHYVSLPSPLPSQGRDFVSAVAQQPCPWAIDSGGNELLFLPGYAADPANAMLMARQPPPQWSGDLMSAKYEDASAVGGSDLRVARSLSLTLASSPVPELGAAQLEAGPSCPYPKFLISDRVYDSGGSLQDVVTSPGGAAARHPFAGYAAILKNSRFLRPTQQLLDEFCCAVAGSKLLKRCFAEETSRGASRSGAVGEKESSSRVGNSGASTSTLYSSVEAGGERGAGSSSGVPKVHRSEFQQKKAKLLHMQEEICRRYKQYHQQMQMVVSSFESVAGLNSATPCTSLALKAISKHFRSLKNAISEQIQNISKVLGEELLSSPSFSRGEATTTPRSKYLDQSLQKQKVGESTLSFTGYNQPVWKPQRGLPERAVSVLRAWLFEHFLHPYPTDTDKHMLATQTGLSRNQVSNWFINARVRLWKPMIEEIHMLETTGTSGMDFTSANAKHMMPGTDDGARPSMEPVFAADERSQEPWQGDKRSRVEESEMLMSFASYQHAMDIGGIDAVSLTLGLRHEGGQQNPHQMFHDFVG